One genomic region from Lathamus discolor isolate bLatDis1 chromosome 9, bLatDis1.hap1, whole genome shotgun sequence encodes:
- the F8A1 gene encoding 40-kDa huntingtin-associated protein, protein MLSVAGGSGSGPGGAGGSGPGPGSDGDFLSRYRLVSAKLRRRFLRKPNVAEAAEQFAALARELRAQESLPYAAWCQLAVARCAQSLFHGPAEAAALAEAARLFLRQERDLRQRLGLRGGFGEHVAAAQSCGAFAARLHLERGQPALAAGLCLELAAALRDTGRPASAAAPLQRAADLLAAARLPLEALRCLADRASCLLLGRDYAGALAALTRAQALAAAGLGGAGGGGGAPGGAFMDVLARCEVSRVLLLLLLQPPPAKLLPEHARTLEQYCWEAPESGAGPGTGAGVGAGGGLPPAASYLPSELFLLLQSAVLACQEKDAEALKALQAELWPLLSAEQNHLLHLVLQEMLSPAGQGL, encoded by the coding sequence ATGCTGTCGGTCGCAggcggctccggctccggccccggcggggcgggcggctcCGGGCCGGGCCCGGGCAGCGACGGCGATTTCCTGTCGCGGTACCGGCTGGTGTCGGCCAAGCTGCGGCGGCGCTTCCTGCGCAAGCCGAACGTGGCGGAGGCGGCCGAGCAGTTCGCGGCGCTGGCGAGGGAGCTGCGCGCCCAGGAGAGCCTGCCCTACGCGGCCTGGTGCCAGCTGGCCGTTGCGCGGTGCGCGCAGAGCCTGTTCCACGGCCCCGCCGAGGCGGCCGCCCTGGCCGAGGCCGCGCGGCTCTTCCTGCGGCAGGAGCGCGACCTGCGGCAGCGCCTGGGGCTGCGCGGCGGCTTCGGCGAGCACGTGGCGGCGGCGCAGAGCTGCGGCGCCTTCGCCGCCCGCCTGCACTTGGAGCGGGGGCAGCCGGCGCTGGCGGCCGGGCTGTGCCTGGAGCTGGCCGCGGCGCTGCGCGACACGGGGCGGCCCGCCAGCGCCGCCGCGCCTCTGCAGCGGGCAGCCGACCTGCTGGCGGCGGCGCGGCTGCCGCTGGAGGCTCTGCGGTGCCTGGCCGACCGcgcctcctgcctgctgctgggtcGCGACTACGCCGGTGCGCTGGCGGCGCTCACTCGGGCGCAGGCGCTGGCCGCGGCCGGGCTGGGTGGtgctggcggcggcggcggagcccCCGGTGGTGCCTTCATGGACGTGCTGGCGCGTTGCGAGGTGTCGCgggtgctgctgttgctgctgctgcagccgccgCCCGCCAAGCTGCTGCCCGAGCACGCCCGGACGCTGGAGCAGTACTGCTGGGAGGCTCCCGAGAGCGGTGCGGGGCCCGGGACTGGTGCCGGCGTCGGGGCGGGCGGAGGGCTGCCGCCTGCAGCGAGCTACTTGCCGTCCgagctcttcctgctgctgcaatcGGCCGTGCTGGCGTGCCAGGAGAAGGACGCAGAGGCGCTGAAGGCCCTGCAGGCCGAGCTCTGGCCGCTGCTTAGCGCAGAGCAGAACCACCTCCTCCACCTGGTgctgcaggagatgctgagCCCTGCCGGACAGGGGCTCTGA
- the DKC1 gene encoding H/ACA ribonucleoprotein complex subunit DKC1: MADGDGSSVTKRRKKEKRALADEDVADIQHTEEFFIKPESRVAQLDTSQWPLLLKNFDKLNVMTAHYTPLSFGANPLKREISDYVRSGFINLDKPSNPSSHEVVAWIRRILRVEKTGHSGTLDPKVTGCLIVCIERATRLVKSQQSAGKEYVGIVRLHNAIESEAQLARAIETLTGALFQRPPLIAAVKRQLRVRTIYESKLVEYDPERRLGIFWVSCEAGTYIRTLCVHLGLLLGVGGQMQELRRVRSGILGEKDNMVTMHDVLDAQWQYDNNKDDSYLRRVILPLEKLLTSHKRLVMKDSAVNAICYGAKIMLPGVLRYEDGIELNQEIVVITTKGEAICLAIALMTTAVISTCDHGVVAKIKRVIMERDTYPRKWGLGPKASQKKMMIQKGLLDKHGKPNESTPDSWKKEYVDYRDTSRKEAPAVSEPERAPKRKRESESESEETVSPPSPATPPPEELSKKEKKKKKKEKKAKEAPESGGEQIEVTSETSTKKKKKKKKQKEVEESSE, from the exons ATGGCGGACGGGGACG GTTCCAGCGTGACGAAGCGGCGGAAGAAGGAGAAGCGGGCGCTTGCCGATGAGGATGTAGCG GACATCCAGCACACGGAGGAGTTCTTCATCAAGCCCGAGTCCCGCGTCGCCCAGCTGGACACGTCGCAGTGGCCCTTGCTGCTGAAG AACTTTGACAAGCTAAATGTGATGACAGCACACTACACACCTCTTTCTTTTGGTGCTAAtcccctgaagagagagattTCTGACTATGTGAG GTCTGGGTTTATTAACCTCGACAAACCTTCCAATCCATCTTCCCACGAGGTGGTTGCGTGGATCCGACGCATCCTTCGAGTAGAGAAGACAGGACACAGTGGCACTCTGGATCCTAAGGTGACTGGGTGCCTCATTGTGTGCATTGAGAGGGCAACACGACTGGTCAAGTCTCAGCAGAGTGCAG GCAAAGAGTATGTGGGAATTGTTCGGCTGCACAATGCAATTGAGAGTGAGGCTCAGCTTGCCAGG GCAATAGAAACTCTGACAGGCGCGCTGTTTCAGCGACCACCCCTCATTGCTGCTGTCAAACGACAACTGAGAGTCAGAACCATCTATGAGAGCAAGCTGGTGGAGTATGATCCTGAGAGAAGATTAG GTATCTTCTGGGTGAGCTGTGAAGCAGGCACATACATCCGAACACTCTGTGTTCACCTTGGATTGCTGCTTGGAGTAGGAGGCCAGATGCAGGAGCTCCGCAGAGTGCGCTCAGGCATCCTGGGAGAGAAG GACAACATGGTGACCATGCATGATGTACTGGATGCACAGTGGCAGTATGACAACAACAAGGATGACAGCTACCTGCGAAGAGTTATCCTGCCGCTGGAGAAACTGCTGACTTCACACAAGCGGCTGGTCATGAAAGACAGCGCG GTTAATGCCATTTGCTATGGAGCCAAGATTATGCTGCCTGGTGTCCTCAGGTATGAAGATGGAATTGAGCTTAATCAGGAGATTGTTGTCATCACCACAAAAGGAGAAGCTATCTGCCTAG CCATTGCCTTGATGACCACAGCAGTGATTTCTACCTGTGACCATGGTGTTGTGGCAAAGATCAAGAGAGTGATCATGGAGAGAGATACGTACCCCCGCAAATGGGGCCTCGGTCCCAAG GCCAGTCAAAAGAAGATGATGATCCAGAAGGGTCTGCTGGACAAGCATGGAAAGCCCAATGAGAGCACACCGGATTCCTGGAAGAAGGAGTATGTGGATTACAG GGATACTTCCAGGAAAGAGGCGCCTGCTGTTTCAGAGCCGGAGAGGGCTCCAAAA AGGAAGCGAGAGTCGGAGAGTGAAAGCGAGGAGACTGTGAGCCCGCCATCCCCTGCCACCCCCCCACCAGAGGAGctgagcaaaaaggaaaagaaaaagaagaagaaagagaagaaagccaAAGAGGCACCTGAGAGTGGAGGAGAGCAAATAGAAGTG ACCAGTGAGACCAGCaccaagaagaagaagaagaagaagaaacaaaaggaggtAGAAGAGAGCTCGGAGTAA
- the MPP1 gene encoding 55 kDa erythrocyte membrane protein: MTLKSGRSASAGSMRTALSDLYLEHLLQNRAKPEAITQSPNAITEDIYTNGSVTGGSPSHSNGREMRKIRLVQFEKVMEEPMGITLKLNDKQSCMVARIFHGGMIHRQGSLHVGDEIIEINGQSVSNHSVDQLQKMLKETKGTVSIKVIPNQQSRLPALQMFMRAQFDYDPKKDNLIPCKEAGLKFQTGDVIQIINKDDSNWWQGRVEGSCTESAGLIPSPELQEWRVASVTQSGQSESPSCSPFGKKKKCKDKYLAKHSSIFDQLDVVSYEEVVRLPAFKRKTLVLIGASGVGRSHIKNALLSNNPDKFMYPPPYTTRPQKKNEVDGKDYYFVSTEEMTRDISANEFLEFGSYQGNMFGTKFETVHKIHQQDKVAILDIEPQSLKIVRTAELSPFIVFIAPTDKAEQTEALQQLRKDSESIRSRYAHYFDLSLVNNGVEESLQVLQEAFEQACNSPQWVPVSWVY, translated from the exons ATGACCCTCAAGTCGGGGCGCAGCGCCAGCGCCGGCAGCATGCGGACCGCGCTGTCCGACCTctacctggagcacctcctgcagaacCGGGCCAAGCCCGAG GCCATCACTCAGTCCCCGAACGCCATCACTGAGGACATTTATACCAACGGCTCAGTGACCGGGGGCAGCCCTTCCCACAGCAACGGCCGCGAGATGCGCAAGATACGCCTCGTCCAGTTCGAAAAGGTCATGGAAGAGCCCATG GGAATCACGCTGAAGCTCAACGACAAGCAGAGTTGCATGGTGGCCAGGATCTTCCACGGGGGCATGATTCACAGACAAG GCTCCCTGCACGTGGGTGATGAAATCATAGAAATCAATGGGCAGAGTGTGAGCAACCACTCGGTTGACCAGCTGCAGAAGATGCTG AAAGAAACCAAGGGCACGGTCTCAATAAAAGTCATTCCCAACCAGCAAAGCCGCCTGCCTGCCCTCCAG ATGTTCATGAGGGCGCAGTTTGACTAtgaccccaagaaagacaaCCTGATCCCCTGCAAGGAAGCGGGGCTGAAGTTTCAGACCGGTGACGTGATTCAAATCATAAACAAGGACGACAGCAACTGGTGGCAGGGCAGGGTGGAGGGCTCCTGCACCGAGTCGGCAGGACTCATCCCTtctccagagctgcaggagtG GCGTGTGGCAAGCGTCACCCAGTCCGGTCAGAGCGAATCCCCGAGCTGCAGCCCCtttgggaagaagaagaagtgCAAAGATAAATACCTGGCCAAGCACAGCTCAA TTTTTGACCAGCTGGATGTGGTTTCCTATGAGGAGGTGGTGAGGCTGCCTGCCTTCAAGAGGAAGACTCTGGTGCTCATCG GGGCCAGCGGTGTGGGCCGTAGCCACATCAAGAACGCTCTCCTCAGCAACAACCCGGACAAGTTCATGTACCCACCCCCTT ACACCACACGGccccagaagaagaatgaggTGGATGGGAAGGACTACTACTTTGTGTCCACCGAGGAGATGACCCGGGACATCTCAGCCAACGAGTTCCTGGAGTTTGGAAGCTACCAGGGAAACATGTTTGGCACCAAGTTTGAAACAGTGCACAAGATCCACCAGCAGGACAAGGTCGCTATTTTGGACATTGAGCCTCAG AGCCTGAAGATCGTCCGCACGGCCGAGCTCTCCCCATTCATAGTGTTCATTGCCCCAACAGACAAGGCAGAGCAG ACAGAGGCTTTGCAGCAGCTCCGGAAGGATTCGGAGAGCATCCGGAGCCGATACGCACACTACTTCGACCTCTCGCTGGTCAACAATGGGGTGGAAGAAAGCCTCCAGGTGCTGCAGGAAGCCTTTGAGCAGGCCTGCAACTCCCCACAGTGGGTGCCTGTCTCCTGGGTCTACTGA